From Kogia breviceps isolate mKogBre1 chromosome 2, mKogBre1 haplotype 1, whole genome shotgun sequence, one genomic window encodes:
- the LOC136793668 gene encoding ESX-1 secretion-associated protein EspK-like, protein MQRPLGARHWASTVQQRQLPKIETGSLPRPGVPRALTASSRSSLPLSPEPPCRPVQVPTFPAPNTVPGPEPARTCSMNIQHWAPSSRPQRPRDTPPVTTATGEVLTLDPGAPPGPAPPRRIPEIKMEKDNPERPIPRSSRAGAAASPAPVPTPPHSDPPPPPGPPERRSRGEGEEEGEVCKRERGRTSRRRFVLPGSGGGAEPGPARGPALGGREARRRRAGIPGLRIGAGAPSHLCRPPFGPWRPGLTYPEAWEPPVAAEGQSPGPAERGGADARRGPPRGGLDCAAR, encoded by the exons ATGCAACGCCCGCtcggtgccaggcactgggcatcCACGGTACAGCAAAGACAGCTTCCAAAGATTGAAACTGGGTCTCTCCCAAGACCGGGCGTGCCCCGAGCCTTGACTGCCTCCTCTCGGAGCAGTCTCCCGCTGTCCCCAGAGCCCCCCTGCCGGCCCGTGCAGGTCCCCACGTTCCCAGCGCCCAACACGGTGCCAGGCCCAGAGCCGGCGCGAACCTGCTCGATGAACATCCAGCACTGGGCGCCTAGCTCACGGCCTCAGCGCCCGCGCGACACGCCCCCGGTCACCACAGCAACCGGGGAGGTGCTGACCCTTGACCCCGGGGCCCCGCccggccctgccccgccccgtcGCATTCCCGAGATCAAGATGGAGAAGGACAACCCGGAA CGGCCCATCCCGCGGTCCTCCCGCGCCGGAGCTGCAGCGTCCCCCGCCCCTGTTCCTACTCCACCCCACAGcgacccgcccccgcccccaggcccgccCGAGAGGAGGAGCCGAggcgagggggaggaggagggagaggtttGCAAGAGGGAGCGAGGCCGCACGAGCCGCCGGCGGTTCGTATTACCGGGGTCGGGAGGAGGAGCCGAGCCGGGCCCGGCCCGCGGACCAGCGCTGGGCGGGCGGGAGGCGCGGAGGAGGCGGGCGGGAATCCCGGGGCTGCGAATTGGGGCGGGGGCGCCCTCCCACCTCTGCCGCCCTCCGTTCGGGCCTTGGCGGCCTGGCCTCACCTACCCGGAGGCCTGGGAGCCACCAGTCGCCGCCGAGGGCCAGTCCCCGGGGCCGGCGGAGCGTGGAGGTGCGGACGCGAGGCGCGGGCCTCCGCGCGGAGGCCTGGACTGCGCGGCCAGGTGA